The Streptomyces sp. Je 1-332 genome has a window encoding:
- a CDS encoding NUDIX domain-containing protein → MTTNSGTVPDPSEEILSIVDENDEVVGEAPRGEVYARGLRHRCVFIQARDAEGRVFVHRRTPVKLVFPSMYDMFVGGVVGAGESYDDAALREAEEELGVHGLPRPTPLFKFLYDDGAGHTWWSYLYEVRCDLPVDPQAEEVAWHAFVTEEELTERLGEWDWVPDGLAAYERLREFRAG, encoded by the coding sequence ATGACGACGAACAGCGGGACCGTGCCCGATCCCAGCGAAGAGATCCTGTCCATCGTCGACGAGAACGACGAGGTCGTCGGCGAGGCCCCGCGCGGTGAGGTGTACGCGCGCGGCCTGCGCCACCGCTGCGTGTTCATCCAGGCGCGGGACGCCGAGGGCCGTGTGTTCGTGCACCGGCGCACACCGGTCAAGCTGGTCTTCCCCTCGATGTACGACATGTTCGTCGGCGGTGTCGTCGGGGCGGGCGAGTCCTACGACGACGCCGCCCTGCGCGAGGCGGAGGAGGAACTCGGCGTCCACGGACTGCCCCGGCCCACACCCCTGTTCAAGTTCCTGTACGACGACGGCGCGGGCCACACCTGGTGGTCGTACCTCTACGAGGTCCGCTGTGACCTGCCGGTGGACCCGCAGGCCGAGGAGGTCGCCTGGCATGCCTTCGTCACCGAGGAGGAGCTGACGGAGCGGCTCGGCGAGTGGGACTGGGTCCCGGACGGGCTCGCCGCGTACGAGCGGCTGCGGGAGTTCCGTGCGGGTTAG
- a CDS encoding FAD-binding dehydrogenase, with the protein MAYDADVIVIGAGLAGLAATAELVDAGRRVILVDQEPEQSLGGQAHWSFGGLFFVDSPEQRRLRIKDSHSLAMQDWMGTAAFDRPEDHWPRKWAEAYVDFAAGEKRSWLHGQGVRFFPVVGWAERGGYDAQGHGNSVPRFHITWGTGPGLVAPFERRVREGVARGLVQLKFRHRVSGLSRSSGSVDTVSGEILEPSDAERGTASSREVTGSFEFRAQAVIVTSGGIGGNHDLVRANWPERLGTPPERMVSGVPAHVDGRMLGITENAGARLINRDRMWHYTEGIQNWNPIWDNHGIRILPGPSSLWLDARGNRLPVPLFPGFDTLGTLEHIMKSGYEYTWFVLNQRIIGKEFTLSGSEQNPDLTGKSVRGVIDRARADVPAPVKAFMGNGADFVVEKDLPSLVRGMNALTKEPLIDEAALHRTIAARDREIRNPFTKDLQVTAIRGARKFLGDRLIRAVTPHRILDPGAGPLVAVRLNILTRKTLGGLETDLSSRVMAQGGEPLPGVYAAGEAAGFGGGGVHGYRSLEGTFLGGCLFSGRTAGRAAAKAVG; encoded by the coding sequence ATGGCCTACGACGCAGACGTCATCGTGATCGGCGCGGGCCTCGCCGGCCTCGCGGCCACCGCCGAACTCGTCGACGCGGGCCGCCGGGTCATCCTCGTGGACCAGGAGCCCGAGCAGTCGCTCGGCGGTCAGGCGCACTGGTCCTTCGGAGGGCTCTTCTTCGTCGACTCCCCGGAGCAGCGCAGGCTCCGCATCAAGGACTCGCACTCCCTGGCCATGCAGGACTGGATGGGGACGGCCGCCTTCGACCGCCCCGAGGACCACTGGCCCCGCAAGTGGGCCGAGGCGTACGTCGACTTCGCCGCGGGGGAGAAGCGGTCCTGGCTGCACGGGCAGGGCGTGCGGTTCTTCCCCGTGGTCGGCTGGGCCGAGCGCGGGGGCTACGACGCGCAGGGGCACGGCAACTCCGTACCGCGTTTCCACATCACCTGGGGCACGGGTCCCGGTCTCGTCGCCCCCTTCGAGCGCCGGGTCCGTGAAGGCGTGGCCCGCGGGCTCGTCCAGCTGAAGTTCCGCCACCGGGTCTCCGGCCTCTCGCGCAGCTCGGGCAGCGTGGACACCGTCTCGGGCGAGATCCTCGAACCGTCCGACGCCGAGCGCGGCACGGCCAGCAGCCGCGAGGTCACCGGATCCTTCGAGTTCAGGGCACAGGCGGTGATCGTCACCTCCGGCGGCATCGGCGGCAACCACGACCTCGTGCGCGCCAACTGGCCCGAGCGGCTCGGCACCCCGCCGGAGCGGATGGTCTCCGGCGTGCCCGCGCACGTCGACGGACGCATGCTCGGCATCACCGAGAACGCGGGCGCGCGGCTCATCAACCGCGACCGCATGTGGCACTACACCGAGGGCATCCAGAACTGGAACCCCATCTGGGACAACCACGGCATCCGCATCCTGCCGGGCCCCTCCTCGCTCTGGCTCGACGCGCGCGGCAACCGTCTTCCCGTGCCGCTCTTCCCCGGCTTCGACACCCTCGGCACCCTCGAACACATCATGAAGTCGGGTTACGAGTACACGTGGTTCGTGCTCAACCAGCGCATCATCGGCAAGGAGTTCACGCTCAGCGGCTCCGAGCAGAACCCCGACCTCACCGGCAAGTCCGTGCGCGGCGTCATCGACCGGGCCCGCGCGGACGTGCCCGCCCCGGTGAAGGCGTTCATGGGCAACGGCGCCGACTTCGTGGTGGAGAAGGACCTCCCCTCGCTGGTGCGCGGCATGAACGCGCTGACCAAGGAGCCCCTCATCGACGAGGCCGCGCTGCACCGCACCATCGCCGCGCGCGACCGGGAGATCCGCAACCCCTTCACGAAGGACCTCCAGGTCACCGCCATCCGCGGCGCCCGCAAGTTCCTCGGCGACCGGCTCATCCGGGCGGTCACCCCGCACCGCATCCTCGACCCCGGGGCGGGCCCGCTGGTCGCCGTGCGGCTCAACATCCTCACCCGCAAGACCCTCGGCGGCCTGGAGACCGACCTCTCCTCGCGCGTCATGGCCCAGGGCGGCGAACCGCTCCCCGGCGTGTACGCGGCGGGCGAGGCCGCCGGGTTCGGCGGCGGGGGAGTGCACGGCTACCGCTCGCTGGAGGGCACCTTCCTCGGCGGCTGCCTCTTCTCGGGGCGCACGGCGGGCCGGGCTGCGGCCAAGGCGGTGGGGTGA
- a CDS encoding DMT family transporter, with product MSVLVLVLSVSAACCLGFGFVFQQDAAQRAPLSDFLSPRLLLDLVRVPEWLGGIGLMVCGMVLGALALGKGEISLVEPLLATNLIFALALSRYRTKQSLGRQGWAGLALLAGGVTAFIVAGEPRGGDSESDPLRQWLIMGVMVGIAMLLTVYAKGSRHRFTAGPVLLSVAAGLLYGVQDALTRVSGGRFSAGGWSELLTGWQPYAVVVLGVTGLLLVQSAFETAPLRMSLPALTAAQPLAGIVCGVGFMGDQLRMDAVALTWQVVGLAAIVGGIVLLGLHPAMPRAEGRGAITPDG from the coding sequence GTGTCGGTCCTGGTCCTCGTCCTCTCCGTGTCGGCCGCCTGCTGCCTGGGCTTCGGCTTCGTGTTCCAGCAGGACGCGGCGCAGCGCGCTCCGCTGAGCGACTTCCTCTCACCGCGGCTGCTGCTCGACCTGGTGCGGGTGCCGGAGTGGCTCGGCGGGATCGGTCTCATGGTGTGCGGCATGGTGCTCGGCGCGCTCGCGCTCGGCAAGGGTGAGATCTCCCTGGTGGAGCCGCTCCTGGCGACGAACCTGATCTTCGCCCTCGCGCTCTCCCGGTACCGGACGAAGCAGTCCCTGGGGCGTCAGGGCTGGGCGGGGCTCGCGCTGCTCGCGGGTGGGGTCACCGCGTTCATCGTGGCCGGTGAACCGCGGGGCGGGGACTCCGAGTCCGATCCGCTGCGGCAGTGGCTGATCATGGGCGTGATGGTGGGCATCGCGATGCTCCTGACAGTGTACGCGAAGGGGTCACGGCACCGGTTCACCGCGGGGCCGGTGCTCCTCAGCGTCGCGGCGGGGCTGCTGTATGGCGTGCAGGACGCGCTGACGCGGGTGAGCGGGGGGCGGTTCTCCGCCGGGGGCTGGTCGGAGCTGCTCACGGGGTGGCAGCCGTACGCGGTGGTGGTGCTGGGGGTGACGGGGCTGCTGCTGGTGCAGAGCGCCTTCGAGACGGCACCACTGCGGATGTCGCTGCCCGCGCTGACCGCGGCGCAGCCCCTGGCCGGGATCGTGTGCGGGGTGGGGTTCATGGGGGACCAGCTGCGGATGGACGCGGTCGCCCTCACCTGGCAGGTGGTGGGCCTCGCGGCCATCGTGGGCGGGATCGTGCTGCTGGGGTTGCATCCGGCCATGCCGCGGGCCGAGGGCCGAGGCGCGATAACGCCGGACGGCTGA
- a CDS encoding glucose 1-dehydrogenase, whose translation MSRAHDLTGRTVVITGAARGLGAEAARQAVAAGANVVLTDVLDAEGEATAAELGERARFAHHDVTSEEDWQRVVDIALTEFGGIHGLVNNAGISTGQFLESESVEHFRKVLDINLTGVFIGMKSVIPAMKEAGGGSIVNISSAAGLMGLALTAGYGASKWGVRGLTKIGAVELGTARIRVNSVHPGMTYTPMTAQVGIEKGEGKYPNTPMGRVGEPHEIAGAMVFLLSDAASYVTGAELAVDGGWTAGPTVKYVMGQ comes from the coding sequence ATGAGCCGAGCGCACGACCTCACCGGCAGGACCGTCGTCATCACCGGAGCCGCCCGCGGCCTCGGCGCCGAGGCCGCGCGCCAGGCGGTCGCCGCCGGTGCGAACGTCGTCCTCACCGACGTGCTCGACGCGGAGGGCGAGGCGACCGCCGCCGAGCTCGGCGAGCGCGCCCGCTTCGCGCACCACGACGTGACGTCCGAGGAGGACTGGCAGCGCGTCGTGGACATCGCGCTCACCGAGTTCGGCGGGATCCACGGCCTGGTCAACAACGCCGGTATATCCACGGGCCAGTTCCTGGAGTCGGAGTCGGTCGAGCACTTCCGCAAGGTCCTCGACATCAACCTCACCGGCGTCTTCATCGGCATGAAGAGCGTCATCCCGGCCATGAAGGAGGCCGGCGGCGGCTCCATCGTCAACATCTCCTCCGCGGCCGGGCTCATGGGCCTGGCACTCACCGCCGGTTACGGCGCCTCCAAGTGGGGCGTCCGCGGCCTCACCAAGATCGGCGCCGTGGAGCTCGGCACCGCCCGCATCCGCGTCAACTCCGTCCACCCGGGCATGACGTACACCCCGATGACCGCGCAGGTCGGCATCGAGAAGGGCGAGGGCAAGTACCCCAACACCCCGATGGGCCGGGTCGGTGAGCCGCACGAGATCGCGGGCGCCATGGTCTTCCTGCTCTCGGACGCCGCCTCGTACGTGACCGGCGCCGAGCTCGCCGTGGACGGCGGCTGGACCGCGGGCCCCACCGTGAAGTACGTCATGGGGCAGTGA
- a CDS encoding DUF202 domain-containing protein, whose product MSNFVQSLRLWFAPERIRDEGDTPDYRFSLANERTFLAWLRTALALIGGGFAVDQFLPDLRWGWRIGLALALLAAGVLSSLRAVNHWVRCERAMRRGEDLPVSRFPTALSLAVAVVALAMVVVVLFGWEG is encoded by the coding sequence GTGAGCAACTTCGTACAGAGCCTGCGCCTGTGGTTCGCGCCCGAGCGGATCCGCGACGAGGGCGACACCCCCGACTACCGCTTCTCGCTCGCCAACGAGCGCACCTTCCTCGCCTGGCTGCGCACCGCGCTCGCCCTCATCGGCGGTGGTTTCGCGGTGGACCAGTTCCTTCCTGACCTGCGCTGGGGGTGGCGTATCGGGCTCGCCCTCGCCCTGCTCGCCGCGGGTGTGCTCAGCTCGCTGCGCGCGGTCAACCACTGGGTGCGCTGCGAGCGGGCGATGCGGCGCGGCGAGGATCTGCCCGTCTCACGCTTCCCGACCGCCCTGAGCCTGGCCGTCGCCGTCGTGGCGCTCGCCATGGTCGTCGTCGTGCTCTTCGGGTGGGAGGGGTGA
- a CDS encoding phosphotransferase family protein, translating into MSSDHPPGLDLDQLRGHLDRERPGLVGGPLTARLIEGGRSNLTYAVTDGHARWVVRRPPLGHVLATAHDMKREHRVISALHRGTEVPVPAPVLLCEDVDVLGAPFYVMDFVDGTPYRTAEELAPLGAERTRAAVSGLVDTLVDLHSVDAEAVGLGDFGRPEGFLDRQLRRWGKQLDASRGRDLAGIDELHAALGRQLPVSPAPTVVHGDYRLDNVLIGDDDQIKAVLDWEMSTLGDPLTDLGLLVMYSTRLELPGSPISTTAGAAGHPRAAELVERYAARSGRDVSAVAWYTAFAWFKLAVILEGIHYRYTLGQTVGAGFDRIGELVPVFIEHGLTTLQGRQEG; encoded by the coding sequence ATGAGCTCAGACCATCCACCAGGCCTCGATCTCGACCAGTTGCGCGGCCATCTGGACCGCGAGCGGCCGGGCCTCGTGGGCGGACCGCTCACCGCCCGGCTGATCGAGGGCGGCCGGTCGAACCTCACGTACGCCGTGACGGACGGCCACGCGCGCTGGGTCGTACGGCGGCCACCGCTCGGCCACGTGCTCGCGACCGCGCACGACATGAAGCGCGAGCACCGCGTGATCAGCGCCCTGCACCGAGGGACCGAGGTTCCGGTGCCGGCGCCGGTGCTGCTCTGCGAGGACGTCGACGTGCTCGGAGCGCCCTTCTACGTCATGGACTTCGTGGACGGCACGCCGTACCGCACCGCCGAGGAGCTCGCGCCGCTGGGCGCCGAGCGCACCCGCGCGGCGGTCAGCGGCCTCGTGGACACCCTCGTCGACCTGCACTCCGTGGACGCCGAAGCGGTCGGCCTCGGGGACTTCGGACGGCCCGAGGGCTTCCTCGACCGGCAGCTGCGCCGCTGGGGCAAGCAGCTCGACGCCTCGCGGGGCCGCGACCTGGCGGGGATCGACGAGCTGCACGCAGCCCTCGGGCGACAGCTGCCCGTCTCCCCCGCGCCGACCGTCGTGCACGGCGACTACCGCCTCGACAACGTCCTGATCGGCGACGACGACCAGATCAAGGCGGTCCTCGACTGGGAGATGTCCACTCTCGGCGATCCGCTCACCGACCTCGGACTGCTCGTCATGTACAGCACCCGGCTCGAACTTCCGGGCTCCCCCATCAGCACCACCGCGGGCGCGGCCGGCCACCCGCGGGCCGCCGAGCTGGTCGAGCGGTACGCCGCGCGCTCGGGGCGCGACGTCTCCGCGGTCGCCTGGTACACGGCGTTCGCGTGGTTCAAGCTCGCCGTGATCCTGGAGGGCATCCACTACCGGTACACGCTCGGCCAGACGGTCGGCGCGGGCTTCGACCGCATCGGGGAGCTGGTCCCCGTCTTCATCGAGCACGGCCTCACCACCCTCCAAGGACGACAGGAAGGCTGA
- a CDS encoding NADP-dependent oxidoreductase yields the protein MKAISYRRYGGPEVLEYGDVRDPKVGPDSVLVKVRAASVNPVDWKCMGGHLDGILDPVFPVIPGWDVAGVVVQPGASTPEYVVGDEVIGYVREDFLSRGTFAEYVAAPVRTLARKPRNLTFEEASGLPLAGLTAYQVIVKTLEVTEGAVVLVHAAAGGVGSIAVQLARHAGARVIGTASEHHHDFLRELGAEPVTYGDGLADRVRALAPEGVDAAFDTVGGETLKVSAEVLAPGGRLASIADRAVIGLGGHYCFVRPDADDLRRLTQLVEQDVVTVHVSATFPLEKAAEAYRLNAEGGTRGKIVVTVDWTAEDGTARH from the coding sequence ATGAAGGCGATCAGCTACCGCCGCTACGGCGGCCCCGAAGTCCTCGAGTACGGCGACGTGCGCGACCCCAAGGTGGGCCCCGACTCCGTCCTGGTGAAAGTCCGCGCCGCGTCGGTGAACCCCGTCGACTGGAAGTGCATGGGCGGGCACCTCGACGGCATCCTCGACCCCGTTTTCCCGGTGATCCCGGGCTGGGACGTCGCGGGTGTCGTGGTGCAGCCGGGCGCCTCCACTCCGGAGTACGTGGTGGGGGACGAGGTCATCGGCTACGTACGCGAGGACTTCCTCTCGCGCGGCACCTTCGCCGAATACGTCGCGGCGCCGGTGCGCACCCTGGCGCGCAAGCCGCGGAACCTCACCTTCGAGGAGGCCTCCGGTCTGCCGCTCGCCGGTCTCACCGCCTATCAGGTGATCGTCAAGACCCTGGAGGTGACGGAGGGCGCCGTCGTCCTCGTGCACGCGGCGGCCGGCGGTGTCGGCTCGATCGCCGTCCAGCTGGCCCGGCACGCGGGCGCCCGCGTCATCGGCACCGCGAGCGAGCACCACCACGACTTCCTGCGCGAACTGGGCGCGGAGCCGGTCACCTACGGCGACGGTCTGGCCGATCGCGTGCGCGCCCTCGCGCCGGAGGGGGTGGACGCCGCGTTCGACACGGTCGGCGGCGAGACCCTCAAGGTGTCCGCCGAAGTCCTCGCGCCCGGCGGCCGTCTGGCGTCGATCGCGGACCGCGCGGTCATCGGCCTCGGCGGCCACTACTGCTTCGTACGGCCGGACGCCGACGATCTCCGGCGCCTGACGCAGCTCGTGGAGCAGGACGTCGTCACGGTCCATGTCTCCGCGACGTTCCCGCTGGAGAAGGCGGCGGAGGCCTACCGCCTGAACGCGGAGGGCGGCACGCGGGGCAAGATCGTGGTCACCGTGGACTGGACGGCCGAGGACGGGACCGCCCGGCACTGA
- a CDS encoding DUF202 domain-containing protein, with amino-acid sequence MGGVTDRGEVAVPERDPGLQPERTRLAWRRTTLSCTVAAVLAARAALHEGTTAVAVVACAFCLLLWLGFLVVAHRRMTELAASSRPVRLPARAAATAALCTMALAACATAMVF; translated from the coding sequence GTGGGAGGGGTGACCGACCGGGGCGAGGTGGCCGTCCCCGAGCGCGATCCGGGGCTGCAGCCGGAGCGCACGCGGCTCGCGTGGCGGCGTACGACCCTGTCCTGCACCGTCGCTGCGGTCCTCGCGGCGCGCGCCGCCCTCCACGAGGGCACCACCGCGGTGGCCGTCGTCGCCTGCGCCTTCTGCCTGCTCCTGTGGCTCGGTTTTCTGGTCGTGGCCCACCGCAGGATGACCGAGCTCGCCGCGAGCAGCAGGCCGGTGCGGCTCCCGGCGCGGGCCGCGGCGACGGCCGCGCTGTGCACGATGGCGCTGGCCGCGTGCGCGACGGCCATGGTGTTCTGA
- a CDS encoding helix-turn-helix domain-containing protein, whose translation MARTSGPETRDKLIRAGEEVFAAQGVHGAQLRDIVRLAGQSNPSAVQYHFGSRAGLLDAVMAERQSRTEQVLAAELKQAPDGLHGLLGALVAAEATELRTERGRRCLRISTQLSHESGVRTRTPHPTLDGTTYWDLISRVEECLATLLPEPVRLERIDLALTLVGAAMADRAGQYLAGATPLTDEGLFLADLVETTTALLRAPVPRREP comes from the coding sequence ATGGCCAGGACCTCCGGACCCGAGACCCGGGACAAGCTGATCCGCGCAGGCGAGGAGGTGTTCGCCGCGCAAGGCGTGCACGGCGCGCAGCTCAGGGACATCGTGCGGCTCGCGGGGCAGAGCAACCCCTCCGCCGTGCAGTACCACTTCGGCAGCAGGGCAGGCCTCCTGGACGCCGTCATGGCCGAGCGCCAGTCCCGTACGGAGCAGGTGCTCGCCGCCGAGCTGAAGCAGGCGCCGGACGGGCTCCACGGGCTGCTCGGCGCCCTCGTCGCCGCCGAGGCCACCGAGCTGCGCACCGAGCGGGGCCGCCGCTGCCTGCGCATCTCCACCCAGCTCAGCCACGAGAGCGGCGTCCGTACGCGCACCCCGCACCCGACCCTCGACGGCACCACCTACTGGGATCTGATCAGCCGCGTCGAGGAGTGCCTCGCCACGCTGCTCCCGGAGCCGGTCCGTCTGGAGCGCATCGACCTCGCTCTCACCCTCGTCGGCGCCGCGATGGCCGACCGCGCGGGCCAGTACCTGGCCGGTGCCACCCCCCTGACCGACGAGGGCCTCTTCCTCGCCGACCTCGTAGAGACCACCACGGCCCTGCTGCGGGCCCCCGTCCCACGGAGAGAACCATGA